One genomic window of Oscillospiraceae bacterium includes the following:
- a CDS encoding replication-associated recombination protein A, whose translation MESTLAPLAERMRPTTLSEVVGQRHIVGPGSVLSRMVEQQKISNMIFFGPPGTGKTTVANIAAKAAGKRLYKLNGTTSSTADVKQIVEELDSLLGADGVVVYLDEIQYFNKKQQQTLLSYMENGRITLIASTTENPFFYVYPAILSRSAVFEFKPVTEDDIKEDLERAAQFIQTEQEIAVEFQGDSLSLLAAAGGGDLRRSINCFELAVQIATENNKAVLTDELIKSMSVGAPIFHDKDGDSHYDLLSAFQKSLRGSDENAGVYYLARLLEGGDLIGACRRLMVTAAEDIGLAYPQALSIVKSAVDMALQLGMPEARIPLADAVILLCTSPKSNSGICAIDAALADIRSGRPGNIPDNLRDAHYEGAKKLGHGKGYVYPHSYPGHYFEQQYLPDALKNQKYYQFGDNKTEQAAKAYSDKIKGGH comes from the coding sequence ATGGAAAGCACGCTTGCCCCTCTCGCCGAACGGATGCGGCCGACCACTTTATCGGAAGTGGTCGGGCAGCGCCATATCGTCGGACCGGGAAGCGTGCTTTCCCGTATGGTTGAACAGCAAAAAATCAGCAACATGATCTTCTTCGGCCCGCCCGGCACCGGCAAGACCACGGTGGCTAATATCGCCGCAAAGGCCGCCGGAAAGCGGCTGTATAAACTCAACGGCACGACATCTTCGACCGCCGACGTCAAACAGATTGTCGAAGAACTCGATTCGCTGCTCGGCGCGGACGGCGTGGTGGTCTATCTCGATGAGATTCAATACTTTAACAAAAAGCAGCAGCAGACCCTGCTGTCCTATATGGAAAACGGCCGCATCACATTAATTGCGTCGACGACCGAAAATCCGTTTTTTTACGTCTATCCGGCCATTTTATCCCGCAGCGCGGTGTTTGAATTCAAGCCGGTCACCGAGGACGACATCAAGGAAGACCTCGAACGCGCCGCGCAGTTTATCCAAACAGAGCAGGAGATCGCCGTTGAGTTTCAGGGCGATTCGCTCTCATTGCTGGCGGCTGCCGGAGGCGGTGATCTGCGGCGTTCGATCAACTGTTTCGAACTGGCTGTGCAAATCGCAACGGAAAATAACAAAGCTGTTTTGACCGACGAACTGATCAAGAGCATGTCGGTCGGTGCGCCGATCTTTCACGACAAAGACGGCGATTCGCATTACGATTTATTATCCGCGTTTCAAAAGTCCCTGCGCGGCAGCGACGAAAATGCGGGCGTGTACTATTTGGCACGGCTGCTCGAGGGTGGAGACCTGATTGGGGCTTGCCGGCGGCTGATGGTCACGGCAGCCGAGGATATCGGATTGGCATATCCGCAGGCGCTTTCGATCGTCAAATCGGCGGTGGATATGGCGCTGCAGCTCGGAATGCCCGAGGCGCGTATCCCGTTGGCCGATGCGGTGATTTTACTTTGCACTTCGCCCAAGTCGAACAGCGGCATTTGCGCGATTGACGCGGCGCTTGCCGACATCCGTTCCGGCAGACCCGGCAATATCCCCGACAATCTGCGGGACGCGCATTATGAAGGCGCGAAAAAACTCGGACACGGTAAGGGCTATGTCTATCCGCACAGTTATCCGGGGCATTATTTTGAACAGCAGTATCTCCCAGACGCGCTGAAAAACCAAAAATATTATCAATTCGGGGACAACAAGACGGAGCAGGCGGCAAAGGCCTATTCCGACAAGATCAAGGGCGGGCATTAG
- the glyA gene encoding serine hydroxymethyltransferase yields MYKDYLDSIGFVKKFDPEVGASMEAELARQQRNIELIASENFVSGAVMAAMGSVLTNKYAEGYPDKRYYGGCQCVDITENIARERAKKLFGADHANVQPHSGAQANFAVYFALAKPGDTIMGMSLAHGGHLTHGSPVNVSGKYFNFVSYGVDETTGRIDYEALEKLAKESKPKIIVAGASAYPREIDFKRMGEIAKEVDAYFMVDMAHIAGLVAAGLHMSPIPYADVVTTTTHKTLRGPRGGMILCKEELAKAIDKSIFPGTQGGPLMHIIAAKAVCFGEALSDDFKIYQGQIVKNAKTLADGLLARGFDLVSGGTDNHLMLVDLRKFDVTGVDMQHKLDEVFITANKNAIPGDPQKPMVTSGIRLGTPAATTRGLDENDFKEVAELIYLTASDFEAKKQEIIDRVDAICAKYPLYR; encoded by the coding sequence ATGTATAAAGATTATCTTGACAGTATCGGTTTTGTAAAGAAATTCGACCCCGAGGTCGGGGCGTCGATGGAGGCGGAACTGGCGCGCCAGCAGCGCAACATCGAGCTGATTGCTTCGGAGAATTTCGTATCGGGCGCCGTGATGGCGGCGATGGGCAGCGTTTTGACCAACAAGTATGCGGAGGGGTATCCCGATAAGCGCTATTACGGCGGCTGCCAGTGCGTCGACATCACCGAGAACATCGCAAGAGAGCGCGCCAAGAAGCTCTTCGGCGCGGACCATGCCAACGTCCAGCCCCATTCCGGCGCGCAGGCCAATTTCGCGGTCTATTTTGCGCTCGCTAAACCCGGCGACACCATCATGGGTATGTCGCTGGCACACGGCGGCCACCTGACCCACGGTTCTCCGGTCAACGTGAGCGGCAAATATTTTAATTTCGTCTCCTACGGCGTAGACGAGACCACCGGGCGCATCGACTATGAAGCGCTCGAAAAACTGGCCAAAGAGAGCAAGCCCAAGATCATCGTGGCGGGCGCAAGTGCTTATCCGCGCGAGATCGATTTTAAACGGATGGGTGAGATCGCAAAAGAAGTCGATGCTTATTTTATGGTCGACATGGCCCATATCGCCGGACTGGTTGCGGCGGGCCTGCACATGTCCCCGATCCCCTATGCCGACGTCGTCACAACCACGACTCACAAGACCCTGCGCGGACCGCGCGGCGGCATGATTTTATGCAAAGAAGAACTCGCCAAAGCGATTGATAAATCTATTTTCCCGGGTACCCAGGGCGGTCCGCTGATGCACATCATCGCGGCCAAAGCCGTCTGCTTCGGCGAAGCGCTGTCCGACGATTTCAAGATCTATCAGGGACAGATTGTCAAGAACGCCAAGACATTGGCCGACGGCCTGCTCGCACGCGGGTTCGATCTGGTCAGCGGCGGAACAGACAACCATTTGATGCTGGTCGATCTGCGCAAATTCGACGTCACCGGCGTCGATATGCAGCACAAGCTTGACGAGGTCTTTATCACCGCCAACAAGAACGCCATCCCCGGCGATCCCCAGAAGCCGATGGTCACGAGCGGCATCCGTCTCGGCACCCCAGCGGCCACGACCAGAGGGCTCGACGAAAACGACTTCAAGGAAGTCGCGGAGCTGATCTATCTGACCGCATCGGATTTCGAAGCCAAGAAACAGGAGATCATCGATCGGGTCGACGCCATCTGCGCAAAATATCCGCTCTATCGCTGA
- the coaE gene encoding dephospho-CoA kinase (Dephospho-CoA kinase (CoaE) performs the final step in coenzyme A biosynthesis.): MNKIIGVTGPSGAGKGQFCAYLADLGCTVIDSDKIAHSVTKKGSECLNDLVKAFGTEILSKDGRLNRRKLASIAFSDPKKTQTLNQITHPAILKIIDDKIKKAKSTVALDAPLLYEGGLDAICDVVAVIDADEETRLSRIMARDHMTREAALTRLKAKKPLEPTAKMRYYINNGTKEQLGVFAREVFESVTRLK; encoded by the coding sequence ATGAATAAAATCATCGGCGTGACAGGTCCGAGCGGTGCGGGGAAAGGGCAGTTTTGCGCTTATCTCGCGGATTTGGGCTGCACCGTGATCGACAGCGATAAGATTGCCCATTCGGTGACCAAAAAGGGTTCAGAGTGCTTGAACGACTTGGTGAAAGCGTTCGGAACAGAAATCCTGTCCAAAGACGGACGGCTGAACCGTCGCAAACTCGCTTCAATCGCCTTTTCCGACCCGAAAAAGACCCAAACGCTCAACCAAATCACCCACCCGGCGATTTTGAAAATCATCGACGATAAAATAAAAAAAGCGAAAAGCACCGTCGCGCTGGACGCACCGCTGCTCTACGAGGGCGGGCTGGATGCGATCTGCGACGTTGTGGCGGTCATAGACGCCGACGAAGAGACGCGGCTTTCCCGCATCATGGCGCGCGATCATATGACCCGCGAAGCCGCTTTGACCCGCTTAAAAGCGAAAAAGCCCCTTGAACCCACTGCAAAAATGCGTTATTATATCAACAACGGCACCAAAGAACAGTTGGGCGTTTTTGCCCGCGAAGTGTTCGAATCGGTCACAAGATTGAAATAG
- the prfA gene encoding peptide chain release factor 1 — MFEKLTATRDRYDEIAQKLIDPEVCADIATYTKLMKEYKDLTPLMTQYSAFLKAEQEIADAEEMMSGADPDFKAILSEEIEAQKELREKAAEELKILLLPRDPNDDKNVIVEIRGGAGGEEASLFANSLYRMYTMYAESKRFKAEVLSLNETELGGIKEISFNISGDGAYSRFKFESGVHRVQRVPETEAGGRIHTSTVTVAVLPEAEDIEVEINPDDLQIDTYRSGAGGQHVNKTESAIRITHIPTGTIVECQDERSQFKNKERAMKILRSRIYEQQQQKQTAEIAAERRSQVGSGDRSERIRTYNFPQGRVTDHRIGLTLYKIDAIMNGDLDELIDALITADRAAKLGEGETE, encoded by the coding sequence ATGTTTGAAAAATTGACCGCCACCCGCGACAGATATGACGAAATCGCCCAAAAACTCATCGACCCGGAGGTCTGCGCCGACATCGCGACCTACACCAAGTTGATGAAAGAATATAAAGACCTGACCCCGCTGATGACCCAGTATAGTGCCTTTCTAAAGGCCGAACAGGAAATCGCCGACGCCGAGGAGATGATGAGTGGCGCCGACCCCGATTTCAAGGCCATTCTCAGCGAAGAGATCGAGGCCCAGAAAGAACTTCGGGAAAAAGCGGCGGAGGAACTCAAAATTTTGCTTTTGCCCCGCGACCCCAACGACGACAAAAACGTCATCGTCGAGATTCGCGGCGGCGCGGGCGGCGAAGAGGCCTCTTTATTTGCCAATTCGCTGTACCGCATGTACACGATGTATGCCGAATCCAAGCGTTTTAAGGCCGAGGTGCTGTCGCTCAACGAGACCGAACTCGGCGGCATCAAGGAGATCAGTTTTAATATCTCCGGCGACGGCGCCTATTCGCGTTTCAAGTTCGAAAGCGGTGTCCATCGGGTGCAGCGCGTGCCCGAGACCGAAGCCGGCGGACGCATCCACACCTCGACCGTGACGGTTGCGGTGCTGCCCGAGGCCGAGGACATTGAGGTTGAGATCAACCCCGACGACCTGCAGATTGATACCTACCGCAGCGGCGCGGGCGGTCAGCATGTCAATAAGACCGAGTCAGCCATCCGCATCACCCACATTCCGACCGGCACCATCGTTGAGTGTCAGGACGAGCGCAGCCAATTCAAAAATAAAGAACGCGCGATGAAGATTCTTCGCAGCCGCATTTACGAGCAGCAGCAGCAAAAACAGACCGCAGAAATTGCCGCCGAACGCCGTTCTCAGGTCGGCAGCGGCGACCGTTCCGAGCGCATCCGGACTTATAATTTTCCGCAAGGCAGGGTGACCGATCACCGCATCGGGCTGACGCTGTATAAAATCGACGCGATTATGAACGGCGACCTCGATGAATTAATCGACGCACTGATCACCGCCGACCGCGCCGCAAAGTTGGGAGAAGGCGAAACCGAATGA
- a CDS encoding L-threonylcarbamoyladenylate synthase — translation MRQDKTKRVKFAEKMLDRIARNKKYKTQIVPADDDGIAKAEKLLSSGQVVAVATETVYGLAASAFHDGAVKKIFIAKGRPQNNPLIVHITTLNMVYPLVTEIPAKLKKLAETFWPGPLTIVMKKSGLIPPVVTGGLDTVAIRMPSHPSIRKLIDACGYPLAAPSANSSGMPSPTTAQHVFDDLNGKIPLILDGGTCEVGVESTVISLAGEKPILLRPGAITLEQLQAVLGEVEVAKGVDEAPSEDDAPLSPGMSYRHYSPKAKVTLVVGSEDAYLNYLSEHNGENVWALCFGHEGEKSGLPYLSLGEFEDSVSAQHNLFAALRMADEKGAAQVIARCPKKNGEWYALFNRLQRSAGFTVIEI, via the coding sequence ATGAGACAGGACAAGACCAAACGCGTAAAGTTTGCCGAGAAAATGCTCGACCGAATCGCGCGTAATAAAAAGTATAAAACCCAAATCGTCCCCGCTGACGATGACGGAATCGCAAAAGCCGAAAAACTGCTCTCGTCCGGACAAGTGGTCGCGGTGGCGACCGAGACGGTCTACGGGCTTGCGGCTTCGGCGTTTCACGACGGCGCGGTCAAAAAGATTTTTATCGCCAAAGGTAGACCGCAGAACAACCCCTTGATCGTGCATATCACGACCCTGAACATGGTCTATCCGCTGGTGACCGAAATCCCGGCAAAACTCAAAAAATTGGCCGAGACCTTCTGGCCCGGCCCGCTGACCATCGTGATGAAAAAGAGCGGCCTGATTCCGCCGGTTGTGACCGGAGGGCTCGATACCGTCGCCATCCGTATGCCGTCGCACCCCTCGATCCGCAAATTGATTGACGCCTGCGGCTATCCGCTGGCGGCGCCGTCGGCCAACAGCAGCGGCATGCCGTCCCCAACGACCGCGCAACACGTTTTTGATGATTTGAACGGCAAAATCCCGCTGATTTTGGACGGCGGCACCTGTGAGGTCGGCGTCGAATCGACCGTGATCTCACTGGCGGGCGAAAAACCGATTTTACTGCGCCCGGGCGCAATCACACTGGAACAGCTGCAGGCGGTTTTGGGTGAAGTCGAGGTGGCAAAAGGCGTTGACGAGGCCCCGTCTGAGGATGATGCACCGCTTTCACCCGGCATGAGCTACCGCCACTACAGCCCCAAGGCCAAAGTGACACTCGTAGTCGGCAGCGAAGACGCCTATTTAAATTATTTATCCGAACACAACGGCGAAAACGTCTGGGCGCTCTGTTTCGGACACGAGGGCGAAAAGAGCGGGCTGCCGTATCTGTCGCTCGGTGAATTCGAAGACAGCGTCTCGGCACAGCACAATCTGTTTGCAGCTCTGCGTATGGCGGACGAAAAGGGAGCGGCGCAGGTCATCGCGCGCTGCCCCAAGAAAAACGGCGAGTGGTATGCGCTGTTCAACCGCCTGCAGCGCTCGGCGGGATTTACAGTGATCGAGATTTAG
- a CDS encoding DUF951 domain-containing protein: MDFIKLNVGDKVKMRKKHPCGSDVFTVKRTGVDIRLECTGCGRQIMAPREEILKKIKSIVKEEV; this comes from the coding sequence ATGGATTTTATCAAACTGAACGTCGGCGACAAGGTGAAGATGCGCAAAAAACACCCCTGCGGCAGTGACGTGTTCACGGTCAAACGCACGGGCGTTGACATCCGCCTCGAATGCACCGGCTGCGGCCGCCAGATCATGGCGCCGCGCGAGGAAATTTTAAAAAAGATAAAATCCATTGTGAAGGAAGAAGTTTAA